The following are from one region of the Arachis duranensis cultivar V14167 chromosome 10, aradu.V14167.gnm2.J7QH, whole genome shotgun sequence genome:
- the LOC107471415 gene encoding uncharacterized protein LOC107471415 isoform X1: MITIKGMQRGRFLNPVPQLVTGLSSSAAASSCDAMDTANQLQSLHSRYPEYTRDSTKATEHRSAFNKYNIRGLSQCLNWPKRFNDNSHAASYLVNHHFTSDRNTDAKDFSSKLLKGIPDFVKIVEVGPRDGLQNEKSIVPTDVKVELIKLLVSSGLSVIEATSFVSPKWVPQLADAKDVLEGIQDVEGVSFPVLTPNLKGFEAAVAAGAKEVAVFPAASESFSKANLNSGIEDNLARCRDIASASRSYSIPVRGYISCVVGCPFEGHVAPAKVAYVAKALNEMGCSEISLGDTIGVGTPGTVVPMLEAVLDVVPVDKLAVHFHDTYGQALSNTLISLQMGISVVDSSVSGLGGCPYAKGATGNVATEDVVYMLDGIGVKTNVDLGKLMQAGDFICNHLGRASNSRAATALSKVKAHASKL; encoded by the exons ATGATTACAATCAAGGGTATGCAAAGGGGGCGATTCTTGAATCCTGTACCCCAACTTGTTACTGGATTATCAAGCTCTGCTGCTGCAAGCTCTTGTGATGCCATGGATACAGCTAATCAACTGCAATCTCTTCATTCTCG TTATCCTGAATACACAAGGGACAGTACAAAGGCCACAGAACATAGGAGTGCATTCAACAAATACAATATAAGGGGCCTATCTCAATGCCTGAATTGGCCTAAAAGGTTTAATGATAATTCTCATGCTGCCAGCTACTTGGTAAACCATCATTTTACATCTGATCGAAATACAGATGCAAAGGATTTCTCAAGTAAG CTTCTTAAAGGTATTCCAGACTTTGTAAAGATAGTGGAGGTTGGTCCAAGGGATGGATTGCAGAATGAGAAGTCTATCGTTCCAACTGATGTAAAAGTTGAGTTGATAAAGCTGCTGGTTTCTTCTGGGTTGTCTGTCATCGAAGCAACAAGTTTTGTATCACCAAAATGGGTTCCACAG TTGGCAGATGCAAAGGATGTATTGGAAGGCATTCAAGATGTGGAAGGTGTTAGCTTTCCTGTATTAACTCCAAACCTTAAA GGCTTTGAGGCAGCTGTTGCTGCTGGGGCTAAGGAAGTGGCTGTTTTTCCTGCAGCTTCTGAATCATTCTCTAAAGCAAATCTCAACTCTGGCATTGAGGATAATCTTGCTCGTTGCCGAGACATTGCTTCAGCTTCTCGAAGCTACTCAATCCCTGTTCGTGG ATATATATCATGTGTTGTGGGATGTCCTTTTGAAGGACATGTTGCTCCAGCCAAAGTAGCATATGTGGCAAAGGCACTTAATGAGATGGGTTGCTCAGAGATTTCACTAGGTGATACGATTGGTGTTGGTACACCTG GCACTGTCGTTCCAATGCTGGAAGCTGTTCTTGATGTTGTTCCAGTTGACAAGCTTGCTGTCCACTTTCATGATACTTATGGTCAGGCGCTTTCAAATACTCTAATTTCACTTCAG ATGGGGATCAGTGTAGTGGATTCATCTGTTTCCGGCCTTGGGGGTTGTCCGTATGCAAAGGGTGCAACTGGAAATGTTGCCACTGAGGATGTTGTTTACATGCTGGATGGAATTGGAGTGAAAACCAACGTGGACCTCGGAAAGCTCATGCAGGCCGGAGATTTCATCTGCAATCATTTAGGACGCGCATCGAATTCAAGAGCCGCAACGGCGTTGAGTAAAGTTAAAGCTCATGCTTCCAAACTTTGA
- the LOC107471415 gene encoding hydroxymethylglutaryl-CoA lyase, mitochondrial isoform X2: MQRISQLLKGIPDFVKIVEVGPRDGLQNEKSIVPTDVKVELIKLLVSSGLSVIEATSFVSPKWVPQLADAKDVLEGIQDVEGVSFPVLTPNLKGFEAAVAAGAKEVAVFPAASESFSKANLNSGIEDNLARCRDIASASRSYSIPVRGYISCVVGCPFEGHVAPAKVAYVAKALNEMGCSEISLGDTIGVGTPGTVVPMLEAVLDVVPVDKLAVHFHDTYGQALSNTLISLQMGISVVDSSVSGLGGCPYAKGATGNVATEDVVYMLDGIGVKTNVDLGKLMQAGDFICNHLGRASNSRAATALSKVKAHASKL; this comes from the exons ATGCAAAGGATTTCTCAA CTTCTTAAAGGTATTCCAGACTTTGTAAAGATAGTGGAGGTTGGTCCAAGGGATGGATTGCAGAATGAGAAGTCTATCGTTCCAACTGATGTAAAAGTTGAGTTGATAAAGCTGCTGGTTTCTTCTGGGTTGTCTGTCATCGAAGCAACAAGTTTTGTATCACCAAAATGGGTTCCACAG TTGGCAGATGCAAAGGATGTATTGGAAGGCATTCAAGATGTGGAAGGTGTTAGCTTTCCTGTATTAACTCCAAACCTTAAA GGCTTTGAGGCAGCTGTTGCTGCTGGGGCTAAGGAAGTGGCTGTTTTTCCTGCAGCTTCTGAATCATTCTCTAAAGCAAATCTCAACTCTGGCATTGAGGATAATCTTGCTCGTTGCCGAGACATTGCTTCAGCTTCTCGAAGCTACTCAATCCCTGTTCGTGG ATATATATCATGTGTTGTGGGATGTCCTTTTGAAGGACATGTTGCTCCAGCCAAAGTAGCATATGTGGCAAAGGCACTTAATGAGATGGGTTGCTCAGAGATTTCACTAGGTGATACGATTGGTGTTGGTACACCTG GCACTGTCGTTCCAATGCTGGAAGCTGTTCTTGATGTTGTTCCAGTTGACAAGCTTGCTGTCCACTTTCATGATACTTATGGTCAGGCGCTTTCAAATACTCTAATTTCACTTCAG ATGGGGATCAGTGTAGTGGATTCATCTGTTTCCGGCCTTGGGGGTTGTCCGTATGCAAAGGGTGCAACTGGAAATGTTGCCACTGAGGATGTTGTTTACATGCTGGATGGAATTGGAGTGAAAACCAACGTGGACCTCGGAAAGCTCATGCAGGCCGGAGATTTCATCTGCAATCATTTAGGACGCGCATCGAATTCAAGAGCCGCAACGGCGTTGAGTAAAGTTAAAGCTCATGCTTCCAAACTTTGA